A region of Nocardioides alkalitolerans DNA encodes the following proteins:
- a CDS encoding iron ABC transporter permease, which produces MSTTVAPPPPTASRPAPPPVPGRLRTSIDRLTDRRGWGARLGYLALVLFLGYLVVLPLYRLQALAFEDGARGYDAQYSRPDIGSVIWTTVKLGGISLVIAMVLGTLLAFAVTRLPARFSWLRVIPVLPIVMPAIASVSGWAFLLSPGPGYLNAAFRTLPWWDHLESGPIDVYTPTWIILLTGFGLTSFVYLFVSAGMAGISAEHLEAAQTSGSSTVGVFFRVVLPLLRPSLVYGGGVALLLGLGQFTGPLLLGSNTGVKVLTTEMYRRVSESPADFAAAAAAGSPLVILGLVVVLGQKALLGNQSRFVTHGGKAFRSAPARSWWAVSTVVVYGLVALVLPLLGLVAVALSPYWSETIQWDALTLDNFRELLSTPDVIDSVVTSLVASSLAVAICVPLGFAMANLLVRGRRYTVLRLAGDLVTALPLGIPAVIFGVGFLLTYTQPPFILYGTRTVIVLVYVVLMLPFATRLQMTALLALGETYAEASATSGASSLVTNLRIILPLMRPAILSAVALMFILLTHEFAASLLVRAPTTQVMGTRLYDLWANGFYPQVAAMALLMTVVTGLGVGVAMIIGGKNVLDNL; this is translated from the coding sequence ATGTCGACCACCGTCGCGCCCCCGCCGCCCACCGCGTCCCGCCCGGCACCGCCGCCGGTGCCCGGTCGCCTGCGCACCTCGATCGACCGCCTCACCGACCGGCGCGGCTGGGGAGCCCGGCTGGGCTACCTCGCGCTGGTCCTGTTCCTCGGCTACCTCGTCGTGCTGCCGCTCTACCGGCTGCAGGCGCTCGCCTTCGAGGACGGCGCCCGCGGCTACGACGCGCAGTACTCCCGCCCCGACATCGGCTCCGTCATCTGGACGACGGTGAAGCTCGGCGGGATCTCGCTCGTCATCGCCATGGTGCTGGGCACGCTGCTCGCGTTCGCCGTGACCCGCCTGCCGGCGCGGTTCTCGTGGCTCCGCGTGATCCCCGTGCTGCCGATCGTCATGCCGGCCATCGCCAGCGTCAGCGGTTGGGCGTTCCTGCTCTCCCCGGGACCGGGCTACCTCAACGCGGCGTTCCGCACGCTCCCCTGGTGGGACCACCTCGAGTCCGGCCCGATCGACGTCTACACGCCGACCTGGATCATCCTGCTCACCGGTTTCGGCCTGACCTCGTTCGTCTACCTCTTCGTCAGCGCCGGCATGGCCGGCATCAGCGCCGAACACCTCGAGGCGGCGCAGACGAGCGGCTCCTCGACGGTCGGGGTCTTCTTCCGCGTCGTGCTGCCGCTGCTGCGGCCCTCGCTCGTGTACGGCGGCGGCGTGGCCCTCCTGCTCGGCCTCGGCCAGTTCACGGGTCCGTTGCTGCTGGGGTCCAACACCGGCGTCAAGGTGCTGACCACGGAGATGTACCGCCGGGTGTCCGAGTCGCCCGCCGACTTCGCCGCCGCCGCGGCGGCCGGTTCCCCGCTCGTCATCCTCGGACTCGTCGTCGTGCTCGGCCAGAAGGCGCTGCTCGGCAACCAGAGCCGCTTCGTCACCCACGGCGGCAAGGCGTTCCGCTCCGCACCGGCGCGCTCGTGGTGGGCGGTCTCGACCGTCGTGGTCTACGGACTCGTCGCGCTCGTCCTCCCGCTGCTCGGCCTCGTCGCGGTGGCGCTGTCGCCGTACTGGTCGGAGACGATCCAGTGGGACGCGCTCACGCTCGACAACTTCCGGGAGCTGCTCAGCACGCCCGACGTCATCGACTCCGTGGTGACGAGCCTCGTGGCCTCGTCCCTGGCGGTGGCCATCTGCGTGCCCCTCGGGTTCGCCATGGCCAACCTGCTCGTGCGAGGTCGTCGCTACACGGTGCTGCGGCTCGCCGGCGACCTCGTCACCGCGCTGCCGCTGGGCATCCCGGCCGTCATCTTCGGTGTCGGGTTCCTGCTGACCTACACGCAGCCGCCGTTCATCCTCTACGGCACGCGCACGGTCATCGTGCTCGTCTACGTGGTGCTGATGCTGCCGTTCGCGACGCGACTGCAGATGACGGCGCTGCTGGCGCTGGGGGAGACGTACGCCGAGGCCTCCGCCACCAGCGGTGCGAGCTCGCTCGTGACGAACCTGCGGATCATCCTGCCGCTGATGCGCCCGGCGATCCTCAGCGCGGTCGCGCTCATGTTCATCCTGCTGACGCACGAGTTCGCGGCCTCGCTGCTCGTGCGGGCCCCCACGACGCAGGTGATGGGCACGCGGCTGTACGACCTCTGGGCCAACGGGTTCTACCCGCAGGTGGCGGCGATGGCGCTGCTGATGACGGTCGTGACCGGGCTCGGCGTCGGGGTCGCGATGATCATCGGCGGCAAGAACGTGCTCGACAACCTCTGA
- a CDS encoding ABC transporter ATP-binding protein — translation MSGFNVQGLTKRFGATTVVDDLDLSVEDGEFVVLLGPSGCGKTTTLRCLAGLERPEAGHISFGDRTVFDSGKHVDVATHKRNIGMVFQSYALWPHLTVRKNIGYPLKVRGRKDALKGGAVERAAEMVDTQMLLDRYPAQLSGGQQQRVAVARGLVAEPDLVLFDEPLSNLDARLRDQVRTQIHQLHQRLGFSAVFVTHDQSEAFALGDRLAIMKAGRLEQLDTPQRVFDEPGSEYVAAFIGMGNRLELTRGEAGWSTSSGEVVALGDRTPERGAGDRVVARLRKQDLHLLRSADHAPAHHVVLGATLVTTEFGGRHYDVLVDVAGQQLSLEADTREHGAWLRDAAEGAPVQVGFAPSDVRLFAPDLDDRPRTGLALAGAGAAGAPGSTGPTTTDGARAVTTGV, via the coding sequence GTGTCCGGATTCAACGTGCAGGGCCTGACGAAGCGCTTCGGCGCGACCACGGTCGTCGACGACCTCGACCTGAGCGTGGAGGACGGCGAGTTCGTCGTGCTGCTCGGGCCGAGCGGCTGCGGCAAGACGACGACGCTCCGCTGCCTCGCGGGTCTCGAGCGCCCCGAGGCGGGCCACATCTCCTTCGGTGACCGCACCGTGTTCGACAGCGGCAAGCACGTCGACGTGGCCACCCACAAGCGCAACATCGGGATGGTGTTCCAGTCCTACGCGCTGTGGCCGCACCTGACGGTGCGCAAGAACATCGGCTACCCGCTCAAGGTGCGGGGCCGCAAGGACGCCCTCAAGGGCGGCGCCGTCGAGCGCGCGGCCGAGATGGTGGACACGCAGATGCTGCTCGACCGCTACCCGGCCCAGCTGAGCGGTGGGCAGCAGCAGCGCGTCGCCGTGGCCCGCGGCCTCGTCGCGGAACCCGACCTGGTGCTCTTCGACGAGCCCCTCAGCAACCTCGACGCGCGCCTGCGCGACCAGGTGCGCACGCAGATCCACCAGCTGCACCAGCGCCTCGGCTTCAGCGCGGTCTTCGTGACCCACGACCAGTCCGAGGCGTTCGCGCTCGGCGACCGCCTGGCCATCATGAAGGCCGGCCGGCTGGAGCAGCTCGACACGCCCCAGCGGGTCTTCGACGAGCCCGGCTCCGAGTACGTCGCGGCCTTCATCGGCATGGGCAACCGCCTCGAGCTGACCCGCGGCGAGGCCGGCTGGAGCACCTCCTCGGGCGAGGTCGTCGCCCTCGGCGACCGCACCCCGGAGCGCGGCGCGGGCGACCGGGTGGTGGCCCGGCTGCGCAAGCAGGACCTGCACCTCCTCCGGTCGGCCGACCACGCCCCCGCCCACCACGTGGTGCTGGGCGCCACGCTCGTCACCACCGAGTTCGGCGGTCGGCACTACGACGTCCTCGTCGACGTCGCCGGCCAGCAGCTCAGCCTGGAGGCCGACACGCGGGAGCACGGTGCCTGGCTCCGCGACGCCGCGGAGGGTGCCCCGGTGCAGGTCGGCTTCGCGCCGTCCGACGTGCGCCTCTTCGCGCCCGACCTGGACGACCGGCCCCGCACGGGACTGGCGCTCGCCGGCGCCGGTGCGGCCGGCGCGCCCGGGTCCACCGGACCCACGACGACCGACGGCGCGCGCGCCGTGACGACGGGGGTCTGA
- a CDS encoding SDR family NAD(P)-dependent oxidoreductase, translating into MNEAQHTGRTGHTGLAGAGVLEGRTALVTGAASGIGAATARLLHARGATVVLGDVDVDGAAALAAALGAGASAVPLDVADETAWDRLTERWAPDGLDVLVHSAGIAQRAELASATLDDFRRIVDVNLVGTFLALRAAARTMGRGGAVVTVSSLRGVLATAGLGAYGASKFGVRALTRVAALELAERGVRCNSVCPGSIATGITRGGGFDEVDVDAYLSSIPMQRQGDPDEVARAIAFLVGDDASYVTGTDLLVDGGTAAGRTTPRLGRDDTPDQRADRPTPTMR; encoded by the coding sequence ATGAACGAGGCTCAGCACACCGGGCGCACCGGGCACACCGGGCTCGCCGGCGCCGGCGTCCTCGAAGGCCGCACCGCGCTCGTCACCGGTGCCGCCAGCGGCATCGGTGCCGCGACCGCGCGGCTGCTCCACGCCCGGGGCGCGACAGTCGTGCTCGGGGACGTGGACGTCGACGGCGCCGCCGCGCTGGCCGCCGCGCTGGGCGCGGGGGCGTCCGCCGTCCCCCTCGACGTCGCCGACGAGACGGCATGGGACCGCCTGACCGAGCGTTGGGCGCCCGACGGGCTCGACGTGCTCGTCCACTCCGCCGGGATCGCGCAGCGCGCGGAGCTGGCGTCGGCGACGCTGGACGACTTCCGACGCATCGTCGACGTCAACCTCGTCGGCACCTTCCTCGCCCTGCGTGCGGCCGCCCGGACGATGGGCCGGGGCGGCGCGGTCGTCACCGTGTCGTCCCTGCGCGGTGTGCTCGCCACGGCCGGCCTCGGGGCGTACGGCGCGTCGAAGTTCGGCGTCCGCGCGCTGACGCGCGTGGCGGCCCTCGAGCTGGCCGAGCGCGGCGTGCGCTGCAACTCGGTCTGCCCCGGGAGCATCGCCACCGGCATCACCCGGGGCGGCGGCTTCGACGAGGTCGACGTGGACGCCTACCTCAGCAGCATCCCGATGCAGCGCCAGGGGGACCCCGACGAGGTCGCCCGCGCCATCGCCTTCCTCGTCGGTGACGACGCGTCGTACGTCACCGGCACCGACCTCCTGGTGGACGGCGGCACCGCCGCCGGCCGCACCACGCCGCGGCTCGGCCGCGACGACACCCCCGACCAGCGGGCCGACCGCCCGACCCCGACGATGAGGTGA
- a CDS encoding extracellular solute-binding protein has product MRTTVIRTGVVVSALAVVLAGCGSDGGSSGGEAVEGDWDAVVTAANEEGEVLLYSSQNPTRLEALEAAFEDAYPDIDMKFVRGTDAEMNPKVEVENQTGRGTADVHMVTDAAWITTVSESGQYSVADLRGPSFDDPAFNRDENVIADSFFLTSAAVFAMGWNTDAVPDGFEEPQDMLDDEYAGKIGIVNPQGIAAYVDFYSFYEENFGPDFVEQLAELEPRIYPSALGIAQALTSGEIVAAPGVQPLVAEVEAGAPVDWKLPDPAWGTPWYSHILKVAPHPNAAQVLADFMVSAEGQAALNTGYASVLGEGDGAVADASSIELPDPDALTPEQVQAYQQEWESLFLQ; this is encoded by the coding sequence ATGAGGACCACAGTGATCCGGACCGGCGTGGTGGTGTCGGCGTTGGCAGTCGTGCTCGCCGGGTGCGGCAGCGACGGCGGCAGCAGCGGCGGCGAGGCCGTCGAGGGCGACTGGGACGCCGTCGTGACCGCGGCGAACGAGGAGGGCGAGGTGCTGCTCTACTCGAGCCAGAACCCCACGCGCCTCGAGGCCCTCGAGGCCGCCTTCGAGGACGCCTACCCCGACATCGACATGAAGTTCGTGCGCGGCACGGACGCCGAGATGAACCCCAAGGTCGAGGTGGAGAACCAGACCGGGCGCGGCACCGCGGACGTCCACATGGTCACGGACGCGGCCTGGATCACGACGGTGTCCGAGTCCGGTCAGTACTCCGTCGCCGACCTGCGGGGGCCGTCGTTCGACGACCCGGCGTTCAACCGCGACGAGAACGTCATCGCGGACTCGTTCTTCCTCACCAGCGCCGCCGTCTTCGCGATGGGCTGGAACACCGACGCGGTGCCGGACGGCTTCGAGGAGCCGCAGGACATGCTCGACGACGAGTACGCCGGCAAGATCGGCATCGTCAACCCGCAGGGCATCGCCGCCTACGTCGACTTCTACTCGTTCTACGAGGAGAACTTCGGCCCCGACTTCGTCGAGCAGCTCGCCGAGCTCGAGCCCCGCATCTACCCGAGCGCGCTGGGCATCGCCCAGGCGCTGACCTCCGGCGAGATCGTCGCCGCGCCGGGCGTGCAGCCGCTCGTCGCCGAGGTCGAGGCCGGCGCGCCGGTCGACTGGAAGCTGCCCGACCCGGCGTGGGGCACCCCCTGGTACTCCCACATCCTCAAGGTCGCGCCGCACCCCAACGCCGCGCAGGTGCTCGCCGACTTCATGGTCAGCGCCGAGGGCCAGGCCGCGCTCAACACCGGCTACGCCTCCGTCCTCGGTGAGGGCGACGGCGCGGTGGCGGACGCCAGCAGCATCGAGCTGCCCGACCCGGACGCGCTGACGCCCGAGCAGGTGCAGGCCTACCAGCAGGAGTGGGAGTCCCTCTTCCTGCAGTGA
- a CDS encoding EthD domain-containing protein, translating into MYNLVLMASKPDDWTHEQFIDWWRGEHAEVTYGLPGLRRWLHTDVQGAFEERSEGWDGISILSFDDRAALEAALASDEWKAAVRHVGKMRGRRIAVMGEERAMVAAADATA; encoded by the coding sequence ATGTACAACCTCGTCCTGATGGCCTCGAAGCCCGACGACTGGACCCACGAGCAGTTCATCGACTGGTGGCGCGGCGAGCACGCCGAGGTCACCTACGGCCTGCCCGGCCTGCGTCGCTGGCTCCACACCGACGTCCAGGGCGCCTTCGAGGAGCGCTCCGAGGGGTGGGACGGCATCTCCATCCTCAGCTTCGACGACCGCGCCGCACTCGAGGCCGCGCTGGCCAGCGACGAGTGGAAGGCCGCCGTGCGGCACGTCGGGAAGATGCGTGGTCGCCGGATCGCCGTGATGGGCGAGGAGCGCGCCATGGTGGCCGCGGCGGACGCCACCGCCTGA
- a CDS encoding TetR/AcrR family transcriptional regulator: MTSTSAAAVSDPGTEPVVPRRKDGPRSKRGVILQAAVDSFGQDGFEQTKWASIADQVGIGQTALYHYFESKVHCLLTIMSAELERSLEQFQEAVADQPDDLARLRAAVGSAYDLTERETLSARILLAHMDLLTTARASEREEAERQRARVLVRAIEDEWSRLIEQGMESGAFVARDPRQTGLALLALIVSVWRWYRPGGRQSLDDIAEFITGACVRLVGPDPDTDQE, translated from the coding sequence ATGACCAGCACCAGCGCAGCCGCCGTGTCCGACCCCGGGACGGAGCCGGTCGTCCCCCGCCGCAAGGACGGGCCGCGCTCGAAGCGCGGCGTGATCCTGCAGGCCGCCGTCGACAGCTTCGGGCAGGACGGCTTCGAGCAGACCAAGTGGGCCTCGATCGCCGACCAGGTGGGCATCGGGCAGACCGCCCTCTACCACTACTTCGAGTCGAAGGTGCACTGCCTGCTCACCATCATGAGCGCCGAGCTGGAGCGCTCGCTGGAGCAGTTCCAGGAGGCGGTGGCCGACCAGCCGGACGACCTAGCGCGGTTGCGCGCCGCGGTCGGCAGCGCCTACGACCTCACCGAGCGGGAGACGCTCTCGGCGCGGATCCTGCTCGCGCACATGGACCTGCTCACCACCGCCCGCGCCTCGGAGCGCGAGGAGGCGGAGCGGCAGCGGGCCCGCGTCCTCGTGCGTGCGATCGAGGACGAGTGGTCCCGTCTCATCGAGCAGGGCATGGAGTCCGGTGCGTTCGTGGCGCGTGACCCGCGGCAGACCGGCCTCGCCCTGCTCGCCCTCATCGTCAGCGTCTGGCGCTGGTACCGCCCCGGCGGTCGGCAGAGCCTCGACGACATCGCGGAGTTCATCACCGGCGCCTGCGTGCGCCTGGTGGGCCCCGACCCCGACACCGACCAGGAGTGA
- a CDS encoding fatty acid--CoA ligase family protein, with translation MRKLAQELEDRAATDPDAVLVVDGAGAHTLGEVVTAARRLADALAEVVDGAPTVLLQADNTWRTMATALAVGMRGGLVTVMSHHATPGEFELALEDVAPDAVVASPEIIERWEVDGGDLAAYREVLGGWVLRARPGATAGVERWGGGVAIAMTSGSTGRPKCVVQSEDALRYAAQTTIDLVGLRPGDPVAALVPLSSVAAFCFGLYLPAMLGGSQVCLEKWNPAEALDLMESRRVAWTMLVPTMALQLSLVPGSDGRLSSLRAMTVGGGPMNAVALERAERALGTRFLRVFGMSECLGHTSPRPEDDATVRLGRDGRPFPGTEVRVVDQDGRPVASGREGRLQVSGPSLFLGYAREGRPQRPDLTDDGFLPTGDLGRIDADGFLLVSGREKQVIIRGGRNIDVNEVEAALADLPQVAQVCVVPVPDDLLGERVAALLVTLEPLDLAGVQQGLAAAGFPKAKWPEVVHVVPDLPQNRVGKLNRTEAVALAARLVADQAVPR, from the coding sequence ATGAGGAAGCTGGCGCAGGAGCTCGAGGACCGCGCGGCGACCGATCCGGACGCGGTGCTCGTCGTCGACGGCGCGGGCGCGCACACCCTCGGCGAGGTCGTCACCGCCGCCCGCCGGCTCGCGGACGCCCTCGCCGAGGTCGTCGACGGCGCGCCCACGGTGCTGCTGCAGGCCGACAACACCTGGCGCACGATGGCCACCGCGCTCGCGGTCGGCATGCGGGGCGGGCTCGTCACCGTGATGAGCCACCACGCGACCCCGGGCGAGTTCGAGCTGGCGCTCGAGGACGTCGCGCCCGACGCGGTCGTCGCATCGCCCGAGATCATCGAGCGCTGGGAGGTCGACGGGGGCGACCTCGCGGCGTACCGGGAGGTGCTCGGGGGGTGGGTCCTGCGGGCCCGCCCGGGCGCGACGGCCGGGGTCGAGCGCTGGGGCGGCGGCGTCGCGATCGCGATGACGTCGGGCTCCACCGGGCGACCGAAGTGCGTCGTGCAGTCCGAGGACGCGCTGCGGTACGCCGCGCAGACCACCATCGACCTCGTCGGCCTGCGCCCGGGCGACCCGGTCGCGGCGCTCGTGCCGCTCTCCTCGGTCGCCGCCTTCTGCTTCGGTCTCTACCTGCCCGCGATGCTGGGGGGCAGCCAGGTCTGCCTCGAGAAGTGGAACCCCGCCGAGGCGCTCGACCTCATGGAGTCGCGGCGCGTCGCGTGGACGATGCTCGTGCCGACGATGGCGCTGCAGCTCTCCCTCGTCCCCGGCAGCGACGGGCGCCTGTCCTCCCTGCGGGCGATGACGGTCGGCGGCGGACCCATGAACGCCGTGGCCCTCGAGCGCGCCGAGCGCGCGCTGGGCACCCGGTTCCTCCGCGTGTTCGGGATGTCCGAGTGCCTCGGCCACACCTCGCCCCGTCCCGAGGACGACGCGACGGTGCGGCTCGGGCGTGACGGTCGCCCGTTCCCGGGAACCGAGGTGCGCGTCGTCGACCAGGACGGGCGACCGGTGGCGTCCGGCCGGGAGGGGCGGCTCCAGGTCAGCGGACCGTCGCTGTTCCTGGGGTACGCACGGGAGGGGCGGCCGCAGCGGCCCGACCTCACCGACGACGGGTTCCTGCCGACCGGCGACCTCGGCCGGATCGACGCCGACGGGTTCCTCCTGGTCTCCGGGCGCGAGAAGCAGGTGATCATCCGCGGAGGCCGCAACATCGACGTCAACGAGGTCGAGGCGGCGCTCGCCGACCTGCCGCAGGTCGCGCAGGTCTGCGTCGTGCCCGTGCCGGACGACCTGCTCGGGGAGCGCGTCGCCGCGCTGCTGGTGACGCTGGAGCCGCTCGACCTCGCCGGGGTGCAGCAGGGCCTGGCGGCCGCCGGCTTCCCCAAGGCCAAGTGGCCCGAGGTCGTCCACGTCGTGCCCGACCTCCCGCAGAACCGCGTGGGCAAGCTGAACCGCACCGAGGCGGTCGCGCTCGCGGCGCGGCTGGTCGCGGACCAGGCGGTACCGCGATGA